A genomic segment from Leopardus geoffroyi isolate Oge1 chromosome A2, O.geoffroyi_Oge1_pat1.0, whole genome shotgun sequence encodes:
- the GPR27 gene encoding probable G-protein coupled receptor 27 has translation MANASEPGGGGGGEAAALGLKLATLSLLLCVSLAGNVLFALLIVRERSLHRAPYYLLLDLCLADGLRALACLPAVMLAARRAAAAAGAPPGALGCKLLAFLAALFCFHAAFLLLGVGVTRYLAIAHHRFYAERLAGWPCAAMLVCAAWALALAAAFPPVLDGGGGDDEDAPCALEQRPDGAPGALGFLLLLAVVVGATHLVYLRLLFFIHDRRKMRPARLVPAVSHDWTFHGPGATGQAAANWTAGFGRGPTPPALVGIRPAGPGRGARRLLVLEEFKTEKRLCKMFYAVTLLFLLLWGPYVVASYLRVLVRPGAVPQAYLTASVWLTFAQAGINPVVCFLFNRELRDCFRAQFPCCQSPQTTQATLPCDLKGIGL, from the coding sequence ATGGCGAACGCTAGCgagccgggcggcggcggcggcggcgaggcggCCGCCCTGGGCCTCAAGCTGGCCACGCTGAGCCTGCTGCTGTGCGTGAGCCTGGCGGGCAACGTGCTGTTCGCGCTGCTCATCGTGCGGGAGCGCAGCCTGCACCGCGCCCCGTACTACCTGCTGCTCGACCTGTGCCTGGCCGACGGGCTGCGCGCGCTCGCCTGCCTCCCGGCCGTCATGCTGGCGGCGCGGCgtgcggcggccgcggcgggggCGCCGCCGGGCGCGCTGGGCTGCAAGCTGCTCGCCTTCCTGGCCGCGCTCTTCTGCTTCCACGCCGCCTTCCTGCTGCTCGGCGTGGGCGTCACCCGCTACCTGGCCATCGCGCACCACCGCTTCTACGCCGAGCGCCTGGCCGGCTGGCCGTGCGCCGCCATGCTGGTGTGCGCCGCCTGGGCGCTGGCGCTGGCCGCGGCCTTCCCGCCGGTGCtggacggcggcggcggcgacgacGAGGACGCGCCGTGCGCCCTGGAGCAGCGGCCCGACGGCGCCCCGGGCGCGCTCggcttcctgctgctgctggccgTGGTCGTGGGCGCCACGCACCTCGTCTACCTCCGCCTGCTCTTCTTCATCCACGACCGCCGCAAGATGCGGCCCGCGCGCCTCGTGCCCGCCGTCAGCCACGACTGGACCTTCCACGGCCCCGGCGCCACCGGCCAGGCGGCCGCCAACTGGACGGCGGGCTTCGGCCGCGGGCCCACGCCGCCCGCGCTCGTGGGCATCCGGCCGGCGGGGCCCGGCCGCGGCGCGCGCCGCCTCCTCGTGCTCGAGGAGTTCAAGACGGAGAAGAGGCTGTGCAAGATGTTCTACGCCGTCACGCTgctcttcctgctcctctggGGGCCCTATGTCGTGGCCAGTTACCTGCGGGTCTTGGTGCGGCCCGGCGCCGTCCCCCAGGCCTACCTGACGGCCTCCGTGTGGCTCACCTTCGCCCAGGCCGGCATCAACCCTGTCGTGTGCTTCCTCTTCAACAGGGAGCTGAGGGACTGCTTCAGGGCCCAGTTCCCCTGCTGCCAGAGCCCCCAGACCACCCAGGCCACCCTCCCCTGCGACTTGAAAGGCATCGGCTTGTGA